Proteins from a genomic interval of Shewanella seohaensis:
- the rfbB gene encoding dTDP-glucose 4,6-dehydratase: MKILVTGGAGFIGSAVVRHIIENTEDSVVNVDKLTYAGNLESLAHVAGCSRYAFEKVDICDRAELDRVFAMHKPDAVMHLAAESHVDRSITGPSDFIQTNIVGTYTLLESAREYWMKLESHKKQAFRFHHISTDEVYGDLLHPDEVSPDVTLPLFTESTPYAPSSPYSASKASSDHLVRAWLRTYGLPTIVTNCSNNYGPYHFPEKLIPLVILNALEGKPLPIYGKGDQIRDWLYVEDHARALYKVVTEGQIGETYNIGGHNEKQNLEVVQTICTILDALVPKASSYAEQITYVTDRPGHDRRYAIDATKMSRELNWHPQETFETGLQKTIEWYLANQEWCQHVQDGTYQRERLGI, translated from the coding sequence ATGAAGATTTTAGTAACTGGCGGTGCAGGGTTCATTGGTTCTGCAGTTGTACGCCACATTATAGAAAACACTGAAGATAGCGTTGTCAATGTTGATAAGCTAACCTATGCAGGAAACTTAGAGTCTTTGGCTCATGTTGCTGGTTGTTCACGCTATGCATTTGAAAAAGTTGACATTTGTGACCGTGCTGAACTAGATAGAGTTTTTGCAATGCACAAACCAGATGCAGTGATGCATCTTGCTGCAGAATCTCATGTTGACCGTTCTATAACAGGCCCAAGTGACTTCATTCAGACTAATATTGTCGGTACCTATACTTTACTAGAATCTGCTAGAGAATATTGGATGAAACTTGAAAGTCATAAAAAGCAGGCTTTTCGGTTCCATCATATTTCTACTGATGAAGTCTATGGTGATTTGCTGCACCCTGACGAAGTGTCACCGGATGTGACCTTGCCTCTTTTCACTGAATCAACACCCTATGCTCCAAGCAGCCCATATTCAGCCTCTAAAGCTTCAAGCGATCATCTTGTACGTGCTTGGTTACGCACCTATGGTTTACCGACAATAGTGACGAATTGTTCCAATAACTATGGACCTTATCATTTTCCTGAGAAATTAATCCCACTGGTGATCTTAAATGCACTTGAGGGTAAACCTTTACCAATTTACGGCAAAGGTGACCAGATCCGCGATTGGCTATATGTCGAAGACCATGCTCGCGCACTATATAAAGTGGTTACAGAAGGTCAAATTGGTGAAACCTACAATATCGGTGGGCATAACGAGAAGCAAAATTTAGAAGTTGTGCAGACCATTTGCACTATTCTTGATGCTCTCGTCCCCAAAGCAAGTTCATATGCTGAGCAAATCACCTATGTGACTGACCGACCTGGTCATGACCGTCGCTATGCGATTGACGCAACTAAAATGAGCCGTGAGTTGAATTGGCACCCTCAAGAAACCTTTGAAACAGGTCTTCAAAAAACTATTGAGTGGTATTTAGCTAATCAAGAATGGTGTCAACACGTTCAAGACGGTACGTATCAACGCGAGCGTTTAGGTATTTAA
- a CDS encoding exopolysaccharide biosynthesis polyprenyl glycosylphosphotransferase, which translates to MSLRVNNAMESDSFLPVKTVTKRFKSKNQVLSQKLIYVYCPEDREQEIGLIVDDYSFDMVVNDYSITDLSCKVICHFESARLTKEQRQFLVKATELGAWVEPLVSYLDERLGYTEVRLLHSGYFLHQKAFSILSTKRTQLAKRVVDLFAAFLLCTVAIPVGLLTALAIKLESPGPVFYKQRRTGQYNDEFEVIKFRSMRNDAEKSGAQWATQNDARVTKVGNFIRKTRIDELPQIINILKGEMSIVGPRPEREVFIEELEQEIPYYRFRHAVKPGVTGLAQVSYPYGASVEDAIWKHKYDIYYIKHHSSLLDIKILFKTVKVVLFGMGR; encoded by the coding sequence ATGAGTTTACGAGTTAATAACGCGATGGAGTCTGATAGTTTTCTACCAGTTAAAACCGTTACTAAACGTTTTAAATCCAAAAATCAGGTTCTAAGCCAGAAGCTTATTTATGTATATTGTCCTGAAGACAGAGAGCAGGAGATTGGTTTAATCGTAGATGACTACAGTTTTGATATGGTTGTCAATGATTACAGCATCACTGATTTGAGTTGTAAGGTTATTTGTCATTTTGAAAGCGCGCGTTTGACTAAAGAGCAGAGACAGTTTCTTGTTAAAGCGACAGAACTTGGTGCTTGGGTAGAGCCTTTAGTTAGCTATCTTGATGAAAGACTTGGTTATACTGAGGTTCGATTACTACATAGTGGCTATTTTCTACATCAAAAAGCTTTTTCAATTTTATCTACAAAACGTACTCAATTAGCTAAAAGAGTTGTTGATTTATTTGCGGCGTTTCTGCTTTGTACTGTTGCAATTCCTGTTGGATTACTCACTGCATTGGCTATAAAGTTAGAAAGCCCAGGGCCAGTATTTTATAAACAGCGCCGTACAGGACAATATAATGACGAATTTGAAGTGATTAAATTTCGTTCTATGCGTAATGATGCTGAAAAGTCTGGTGCGCAATGGGCTACTCAAAATGATGCTCGTGTTACAAAAGTAGGTAACTTTATTCGTAAGACCCGGATCGATGAATTACCGCAGATCATCAATATTCTAAAAGGTGAAATGTCAATTGTTGGTCCAAGACCAGAGCGTGAAGTCTTTATTGAAGAATTAGAGCAAGAAATTCCTTATTATCGTTTTCGCCATGCTGTCAAACCAGGTGTAACAGGCTTGGCTCAAGTAAGTTATCCATATGGAGCGTCTGTAGAAGATGCAATTTGGAAACATAAATACGATATTTATTATATTAAACATCATAGTTCTCTTTTAGATATAAAAATTTTATTTAAAACAGTCAAAGTAGTGTTATTTGGAATGGGCAGGTAA